The following proteins come from a genomic window of Blastococcus sp. HT6-30:
- the tsaB gene encoding tRNA (adenosine(37)-N6)-threonylcarbamoyltransferase complex dimerization subunit type 1 TsaB yields MLVLALDTATPTLVAGLARWAADAGATVLAERAVPSGTKHAELLTPAIQGVLADAGLALGDLDAVVTGLGPGPFTGLRVGVVTAAALADARGLPVVGVCSLDAVGSGARTVVTDARRKEVYWASYDADGVRTEGPAVVRPEELELPGPFVGDPAFAGRLRADVVPAEVTTAGLLRAARPQLADPSCAGPLVPLYLRRPDAVPPTSIKPVTR; encoded by the coding sequence GTCGCCGGGCTGGCCCGCTGGGCGGCCGACGCCGGTGCCACGGTGCTCGCCGAGCGGGCGGTGCCGTCGGGGACGAAGCACGCCGAGCTGCTCACGCCCGCGATCCAGGGCGTGCTCGCCGACGCCGGCCTGGCGCTGGGCGACCTCGACGCCGTGGTCACCGGTCTCGGCCCCGGGCCGTTCACCGGGCTGCGGGTCGGGGTGGTGACCGCCGCCGCGCTGGCCGACGCCCGGGGCCTTCCGGTGGTCGGGGTGTGCTCGCTGGACGCGGTGGGGTCCGGGGCCCGCACGGTGGTCACCGATGCCCGGCGCAAGGAGGTCTACTGGGCCTCCTACGACGCGGACGGCGTGCGCACCGAGGGCCCGGCGGTCGTCCGGCCCGAGGAGCTCGAGCTGCCCGGGCCGTTCGTGGGCGACCCGGCCTTCGCCGGTCGGCTGAGAGCAGACGTGGTGCCGGCCGAGGTCACCACCGCCGGGCTGCTGCGCGCCGCCCGCCCCCAGCTGGCCGACCCGTCCTGCGCCGGGCCGTTGGTGCCGCTCTACCTGCGCCGCCCGGACGCCGTCCCGCCGACGTCGATCAAGCCGGTGACGCGGTGA